AAACAACTTCGCCCGCTCTCCGAGCTTCGTATCGCCGTATTTCATGATTGGCCCTATTTATACGAGGGTAGTCTGGACTACGAGGCACACTATCTCGAAACTTATATGCGTTGTCCCCGGAGCCTCATCGTACTGCTATGGGACGGCGACAAGTGTGTCGGCGCAACGACCGTAATACCGCTGGTGGACGCCTCTGCCGAATGGCAGCGACCGTTTATGGAAAAAGGATTCGACCTAAACCAGGTCGACTACTTCGGCGAATCAGTGATTCTCAAGTCCCATCGGGGCCGCGGCTTTGGCGTCGCCTTTTTCAAGGAACGCGAGGCGCACGCGCGTGAACTCAATCTACCTATCTGTGCATTCTGTTCCGTCGAACGTCCCGCCAACCATCCGGCGAAGCCCGCTAACTATATTCCCAACGATGGATTTTGGACGCACCGCGGTTATCGCAAAGTGCCAGACATGAAGACCACGTTTTCCTGGCCCGATATCGGCGCGACGGAATCAACCGAAAAGCCGATGACATTTTGGATGCGAGACTTCCGAACCGGAGCCGGAAGCTAAGTCGACGGATCTAGCTAGGAGTCTTTCGCACATTTAGTAACAAAATTACTACGGCAAGCGCTAGTTGAATAGGACGCCGTTTATCTAAGGGAGACCAGCTATGAATATCGTCGACAATAAGATCAAGATTTTAGTCGCAGAT
The Gammaproteobacteria bacterium DNA segment above includes these coding regions:
- a CDS encoding GNAT family N-acetyltransferase — translated: MTDLRMESLRGEEIRKQLRPLSELRIAVFHDWPYLYEGSLDYEAHYLETYMRCPRSLIVLLWDGDKCVGATTVIPLVDASAEWQRPFMEKGFDLNQVDYFGESVILKSHRGRGFGVAFFKEREAHARELNLPICAFCSVERPANHPAKPANYIPNDGFWTHRGYRKVPDMKTTFSWPDIGATESTEKPMTFWMRDFRTGAGS